In Clostridium thermosuccinogenes, the genomic stretch ACGTACTGAATTGGATAAAATGAATATTCAGGACTTGGAATAATTTAGTACTAAGACTGCCACTTTAAAAATTTAGTCCTATCTATGTGAATATAAAATAAACTCATTTCATTCCCAAGATCGCAAACCCGCATGGTTGATGGGCGGGGTAAAATGGATGATAAAAAGATGTTCCTTAAAAGGGATAGTTGATTTGAATTAAATGGGAAAAATGGAAAGGAGAAAAGCAAATAAAGTTGTTCCATAGAAGGGGTTTTAAAAGTAGTAGGATTAAGGGTAAAGGGATAATGATAGAAATATAAAATCCTTTGTAACCGGCATAATAAATGGATTACAAAGGATTGATTTTATTGGATAATACCCTTGCCATTGAACTTGTCCCGAAGGAAAAACTTAATTTGCTGTTTACACAGAAGCATGAATAGGGAACGGGATAAAAAGGATATTATGGAAGTTGGCTAAAAGGTAGCATGGCTAAAAAGTAGATGATTTTGCTGCTTATATAGTGTAAAATAAAGGAAACGGTGCAGATTAGTGGAATTTTGTGAAGTAATATTTTTTATTCTTGACGAAAGGATGTACGGCATGAAAAATACAATAAAATATATCGAGGTTTTTATAGTTGTGATACTTTTAGCATTTTACTTTTTGTATTCTAATAATTATATAGGGGTAAGCAAGTCAAACATCGAGAAAGATGCTCGTTATTATCAAAAGATTGATGATACTTGGGCCGTGGCTAAAGATACTACAGAAGCTATGTCTGCTATGTTTTTTTATTCCGAAGACGTTGCAGACCATACATTCTCAATTTATGTGAACCGCCCAGGCTTTTCATTCGGATATTTCTTTATGAGTGGTGGATCACTTAATCCAAATGAAATAGCAGAAATCCATATGAAAGGATATAATGAGCGTGCGCTTATTTCAGTGAATAAGCAGCAAGTAAATAAAATGGAAATTGACGATGGTAATGAAGTTCGAACGATTGAAATCGATAGTGAAAAACCTTTTGTATTCATTTTACCTGTCAACGCCGGAATTGCAACTTTTTATGACATAAACGGTAATATCATTGAAAGTGCTAAGCGTTAATTGAATGGTTTTCAATAGGTCAAAAGTCAGCGTCTATGCTGCTCATGATTCTTAGCGCTACAAATGATTTCAGGAGATGCAGAAAATATCGAACTTAATTTGATTAGTGTCATGCAGTAAATTGTAAATGTTTATGCAACTATCCGTGATTTAGTAATAACAGCATCGACAGTTACTCCTTTTACTGCACAAGTATATGCAAACTTGGCAGTGGTCAACATATACGTTACTCCACTTGTACTCTCCGAGAAACCTTGAGCTGCAGTTTCTGTTCCGGTTACAGGTGTGCTTTGAATGGAGCGCAGAAACAGTCTTGTTTCCTCGGTGGAAATAATGCCTGATATCATATGAACCATATGGTCGTTTTCGTCAATTCAAAACTACCACATTACGTCAACTTATTCTTTATTTTATCATGAATTTGGTAATACAATTATTTACTTTTTAATGCACAACACTATTTAAAAATAAAAATTGTAATTACCTTGTAAGGTGTCATTTAAATAGATGTGGACATAATATATATATAGAAGTTAAGAATTGGAATTATGCTTGAAAAAAACATAAGGAAGTGATAGCATAAGGGTAAGAAAAATAAGAAGGGGGTTGTATAGAATGGCGACGGTAGTTAGCATTAAGGATTATAAATTAAATCAAATACCAAAAAGACAGGATGTTTCCACTCTTGATATGATATTCAACCCCGTTAAGAGAAGAAAGTTTTATGCAGATATCGATAAAGACTATGTAGAAACAGATGATGAAAAAGAGATTTTCGATGAAATGACTAAAAGACTGAGGGGTGAGTAAATTTTGCCCTGTCCAGCGTTGCCGAAAATTCCACAAAAGAGTACCCATTATGAGAAGGGTTGCGTTCACTGGTTTGATTTAACCGGTAATAGTGACCCTTCGATCGCTTCACAAAAGGCAAGACCATTTATAATTATTAGCAGATATAACCCTAAATCAAGCAGAGTTATTATTTGCCCAGTGTCAGACATGATACACTATTTAGAAAAAGATACATATGGCAACATAATACAACCTCCAAAATTAAAATATCCTTATCACGCACCATTGTATAAAAAAGATTATCCTTTCCTGGATAAAGATAGTGTAGTACTTCTTGACCAGGTATATACTGTATCAAAAGATGAACTGTTTGAAGACTGGTATATGGGACAAGTTGTAAACACAAGGGAGATAGATGAAGCAATTTTTTATAACTATGATTTGTTTGCGTCTATTAATGAGGTTATTCAAGATTTGCTGAATTCCATTGAAAATATGCATATAGAAAAATACTCTAGGAAGTAATTAAAACTAAATTTAATGCTAGAAAACCTAAGACTAACCAGTAGGACAAGTTTTTGGTTTTATTATGAGAATTTCTGCAGACATAATTTTATGCTTCCCAAATTTCCCAAAAAACATCTTTGAAAGCGTCTTTCAAAAATGCTAGAGCTTCTCCTGGATTCTGAAAATTATTTCCCTGACTATTTCTTTTGGTAATACACTCATAAAAAATACTCTTTTCTGGTTTGTGTTGTTAATTCTTACCAGAAAAGAGTATTTCCTATCTCTCATATACAAATGTGAATATAAAATAAACTCATTCCCTCCCCAACTCCGCAAACCCGCATGGTTGATGGATGGGAGAAAATGGATGAAAATAAAGATGTTCTGAAAAATGGATGGATTCATGGAATGGATTGGGAAAAATGGAAGGGAAAAAAGAAAATAAACATGTTCCGAAATAGGAAGAGAAGGGGTAAGGGGAAAGGGATAAGGAGAGAAAGGTAAAATCCTTCGCAATCCGCATAATAAAAGGATTATGAAGGATTGATTTATTTTATTGGATAGTATCCTTGCACCTTATCCCATGACACTTTACCCTGTTTTTCTGGAACGAGTTTATTTGCAGAGGAACGACTTTATTTGCAAAGGAAAGAGTTTGTTTGATGTTTACACAGAAAGCAGGATTAAGGAACAAGGAGAAATGGAAAAAGACTCTATTCATAACACGACTTCTTACATAGAATAAAATAAGAGAAAATGGCTAATGCGATAAAGAGTATAGGTTAAGGGATATGAATGGGGCGGAGATTAATTGGGATATACAATAGGAACATAATTGAAATAAAAACATTTGTTTAGTATAATGTGTATAGTAAGATTTTGGACATGATATCAAAAAATGCATAATTAATTTATTTGCGTCTGATGTATTTTTGTGGGGTGAATGTAGTGAAAAGATTAAGTGGGCTAGAACAAAGTATATCAGAAGATAATGAGCAGAAACTTAATTTTTTATATAATGCTATTCAAGATACACAGGAAACAATAAAGTTTACAGATACAAAGTCTGGAACAATCTTTGTTTTGGGTACTGCATTTATAACTGCAATTGTAACTTTAGTAGATAAATATATAAACTTATTTAATAACCAGATTGGTATTTCTAAATGGATACTTATAATAGGGTCTATTCTATTTGGTGTATGCTTATTTGTTTCATTATACTTATCGCTAAAATCGATAAATCCAAGCAATAATCCAAATGAGCATATCGAATTCGGTGATGTTGATTATGAAGTAAATGTTAATTATTACCTTACTGGTCTTAATCCGTCAATGCGTTTTCGGGACTATATATGGGAATGTAAAGATTCAAAGTTTTCAACATCAGTTGAACAATACTTTAATTCTATAAGTAAAGTTGGTCCTGAAGGCTTGCTTTTATCCCTAACATATGAGTTTATCAAGTTATCATATATTAAGGAAAAGAAATACAAACGAACCCAATGTGCACTTAAATGGTTAGTGGCATGTTTATTTACTGCTGGATTTACTGCAATAGCATTCATATTATCTCAGAATATAGATACTGTTGATATGAGCAGTATAATTAACAAAAACTTAAATGACAAAAGCATTTACTGGCTCATTATAGGGTATTTTGTTGTAAGAATAGTATTGACGATACTATTCCAAAGCAAAACAAAAATTAGTGGTTTGTTGAACGCTTTGTTAAAATGTTGTACATATTCCTTGATTATAGGTGTAATAGGATATTATATGGCTGGAATATCAATATTTGATGTAATTTTAATCTTTTTAACTTCTCTTACAATTGAGAGAATAAACTTTTCTGCATTACTGAAAAAGATGCGCTTGATACAAGAAGACAGTAATACAAGAATTTCTTTGCTGCTTAATGATTTTTTGCATATAGCGGTTTTAATAACAATTTCATTTTTAAAAATATAGAGGAGGTTTTATATGGCTAGTCAATTTGATAAGAGTTTTAGTGACGTTTATAAAGCAGTCTACGAGAATTCGAAACAACACATAGGAGTGTTTTCTGGAGAGATGGCAGAAATTAAAAAATCTCTATCAGAAGGACTCGGACACCCTAACTTTACTGACATGAAGTATGGAGAGATTATTCCAGGTAGTATAATCGTATTCTTTATGGATATCCGTGGTTTTACTAAAATATCTATTGCACTGGATAATGAAGAATTAATAAGAATTCTGCAAGCCACTACTATTGCATCAATCTACAGTGTTAGAAAATTTGGAGGATATATAATAGAATATACTGGTGATGGTATAATGGCTTATTTTGGTGATGGTATTAAGACTAACTCGCGTGATGCATTCAATTCACTAAGGGCAGCAACATACCTGATGGAAGGAATAAAGAATAATGTTAACAGTTATTTAAGTAGAAATGGTGACGAAACAATTAGAGTAGGTATGGGTTTAGAATATGGAAATACATTATGGACTCAAATTGGTACTCCTGATGCCTGCCAACCTAAACCTGTTTCAGAGGTTACATTTATAGCAGGTAAAAACTCAAGTCATGCAAACCCTTGGGAGGTTATAATTGGCAAAAACATAGCAGAATGGGTTCCAGAAGGGTTTAAAGACACTTATAAGGCTTATGAGTTTCAAAAGGATAATGAGAAATATTCATATAAAAGATTCTTATTCAAGTGGCAGGAATTTAGTAAACAGTTTAATGCCAATCAGCAACAGACTGAGTATACTTTCTTGAAGAAGAACTTACCAGCATTAGGCACAACGATTATGTCTAATACAGACACAGTTATAAATACTTCAAATACTGCAACAAAGGGACCCAGGCCGCTCAAAGACCAGCCTTTCTTTTAGGTAGGTGCTGATAAATATGAAATGGTATGAAGCGGATAAAAAACGCCTTGTTTTAGAGTAT encodes the following:
- a CDS encoding type II toxin-antitoxin system PemK/MazF family toxin, encoding MPCPALPKIPQKSTHYEKGCVHWFDLTGNSDPSIASQKARPFIIISRYNPKSSRVIICPVSDMIHYLEKDTYGNIIQPPKLKYPYHAPLYKKDYPFLDKDSVVLLDQVYTVSKDELFEDWYMGQVVNTREIDEAIFYNYDLFASINEVIQDLLNSIENMHIEKYSRK
- a CDS encoding adenylate/guanylate cyclase domain-containing protein is translated as MASQFDKSFSDVYKAVYENSKQHIGVFSGEMAEIKKSLSEGLGHPNFTDMKYGEIIPGSIIVFFMDIRGFTKISIALDNEELIRILQATTIASIYSVRKFGGYIIEYTGDGIMAYFGDGIKTNSRDAFNSLRAATYLMEGIKNNVNSYLSRNGDETIRVGMGLEYGNTLWTQIGTPDACQPKPVSEVTFIAGKNSSHANPWEVIIGKNIAEWVPEGFKDTYKAYEFQKDNEKYSYKRFLFKWQEFSKQFNANQQQTEYTFLKKNLPALGTTIMSNTDTVINTSNTATKGPRPLKDQPFF